Proteins encoded together in one uncultured Desulfosarcina sp. window:
- a CDS encoding chemotaxis protein CheW yields MSRQTVEMATFYVGKALCGMDILNVQEINKLMDMTTVPQAPDYVMGILNLRGQIVTIIDLGKKLNLGRTDLSDMSRNIIVNSKNEYIGLLVSRISDVVEAQWDKVEPPPANIGGVQGKFFKGVFKTKERLIGILDVEKVLENEK; encoded by the coding sequence ATGAGTAGACAAACCGTTGAAATGGCCACGTTCTATGTGGGCAAAGCCCTTTGCGGCATGGATATTCTCAATGTTCAGGAAATCAACAAGCTGATGGACATGACCACCGTTCCCCAGGCTCCGGACTATGTGATGGGAATTTTGAACCTGAGGGGCCAGATCGTCACCATCATCGACTTGGGGAAAAAACTCAATCTCGGCAGAACCGACTTGAGCGACATGAGCAGGAACATCATTGTCAACTCCAAGAACGAGTATATCGGTCTGCTGGTCAGCCGCATCAGCGATGTGGTGGAGGCCCAGTGGGATAAAGTGGAGCCTCCGCCGGCCAATATCGGCGGCGTGCAGGGCAAATTCTTCAAGGGGGTTTTCAAGACCAAAGAACGCCTGATCGGCATCCTGGACGTAGAAAAAGTCCTCGAGAACGAGAAATGA
- a CDS encoding chemotaxis response regulator protein-glutamate methylesterase, which yields MAINPSKPLRVLVVDDTVLYRKIVSDVLAALPDVEVVGSAHNGKAAIAKLATLKPDLLTLDIEMPEMNGLEVLDHIQRKAPHIGAIMLSTLTHEGGAMTMKALELGAFDFIPKPQSGGMEENRRKIKVAIEPMLQAFRRSGRITGMLKAKAPAAKAAALARGPKIPLTAPRRLPATLSRSKAEIVAIGISTGGPKALATMLPMIPKNIGVPIVIVQHMPPMFTSSLANSLAAKCQIAVREAKQGEPIEPNTALIAPGGKQMKIVAGADGKTRTIKITDDPPENSCKPSVDYLFRSVAHHYVGRATGVIMTGMGSDGTEGLKLMKQNGATIIAQDEASCVVFGMPKEAAETGLADAVVPLNKIADTIVKTV from the coding sequence ATGGCGATAAACCCTTCCAAACCGCTGCGGGTCCTGGTGGTCGATGATACGGTATTGTACCGCAAAATCGTCAGCGATGTGCTGGCTGCACTTCCCGATGTGGAGGTCGTGGGCAGCGCCCATAACGGAAAAGCGGCGATTGCCAAACTGGCGACCCTGAAACCGGATCTGCTTACCCTGGACATCGAGATGCCGGAGATGAACGGCCTCGAAGTTTTGGATCATATCCAACGAAAAGCCCCCCATATCGGGGCGATCATGCTCAGCACCCTGACCCATGAGGGCGGGGCCATGACCATGAAAGCGCTGGAACTGGGAGCCTTCGATTTCATCCCGAAACCCCAGAGCGGCGGCATGGAGGAAAACCGTAGGAAAATCAAGGTCGCCATCGAACCCATGCTCCAGGCTTTTCGCAGAAGCGGCCGCATCACGGGCATGCTCAAGGCCAAAGCCCCTGCAGCGAAAGCGGCCGCACTGGCCAGGGGCCCCAAGATCCCACTTACAGCCCCACGACGATTGCCGGCGACCTTAAGCCGTTCCAAGGCCGAAATCGTCGCCATCGGCATCTCCACCGGCGGCCCCAAGGCGCTGGCCACGATGCTGCCCATGATTCCCAAAAATATCGGCGTCCCCATTGTGATCGTTCAGCACATGCCTCCCATGTTTACCAGTTCGCTGGCCAACAGCCTGGCCGCCAAATGTCAGATCGCCGTCAGGGAGGCCAAACAGGGTGAACCCATCGAACCCAACACTGCCCTGATCGCTCCGGGCGGCAAACAGATGAAAATCGTCGCCGGTGCCGACGGCAAAACGCGCACGATTAAAATCACCGACGATCCGCCGGAGAACAGCTGCAAGCCCAGTGTGGACTATCTTTTCCGGTCGGTTGCCCACCACTATGTCGGCCGCGCCACCGGCGTCATCATGACGGGTATGGGATCGGACGGCACCGAGGGGTTGAAACTGATGAAGCAGAACGGTGCCACGATCATCGCCCAGGACGAGGCGTCCTGCGTGGTCTTCGGCATGCCCAAGGAGGCCGCCGAAACCGGCCTGGCCGATGCGGTAGTGCCCCTGAACAAGATTGCCGACACCATCGTCAAAACCGTTTGA
- a CDS encoding protein-glutamate O-methyltransferase CheR produces the protein MVKIRPEEIKVLSNYIYNVSGISIDASKAYLLETRFGKLLDEEGCKSYSEFYHKAKADTRKVLETKIINAITTNETLFFRDTGPFELLKHKILPDIIDARTSKVSRLGGTNLRIWSSACSTGQEIYSIAIVIKELLGDNGNHRITLMGTDLSDDAVTQASAGLYNKFEIERGLPREKLTRYFTPAGGNWKIKDEIRSMATFRRMNLMGAFVGLGKFDIVFCRNVAIYFTLQDRKKLFNKIADVLAPDGYLIIGSTESLTGVCPRFVPKRHLRSVYYQLTG, from the coding sequence ATGGTTAAAATCAGACCGGAAGAAATCAAAGTTCTCTCCAATTACATATACAATGTATCCGGCATCAGCATCGATGCATCCAAAGCCTATCTGCTGGAGACCCGGTTCGGGAAACTGCTCGACGAAGAGGGCTGCAAGTCCTACAGCGAGTTCTACCACAAGGCCAAGGCGGATACACGCAAGGTATTGGAAACAAAAATTATCAATGCCATCACCACCAACGAAACGCTGTTTTTCAGGGATACCGGTCCCTTCGAATTGCTCAAACACAAAATTTTGCCGGATATCATCGACGCCCGAACCTCGAAGGTGAGCCGGTTGGGAGGCACGAACCTGAGAATCTGGAGCAGCGCCTGTTCCACCGGTCAGGAAATCTACAGCATCGCCATCGTCATCAAGGAACTTTTGGGAGACAACGGCAACCATCGCATAACGCTGATGGGAACGGACCTTTCCGACGACGCCGTAACCCAGGCGAGTGCCGGTCTCTACAACAAATTCGAAATCGAGCGGGGGCTTCCACGGGAAAAGCTGACCCGCTATTTTACGCCGGCCGGAGGGAATTGGAAAATCAAGGACGAAATCCGTAGCATGGCCACTTTTCGACGCATGAACCTGATGGGCGCTTTTGTCGGGCTGGGCAAATTCGACATCGTTTTCTGTCGGAATGTGGCGATCTATTTTACCCTCCAGGATCGAAAAAAGCTGTTTAACAAAATCGCCGACGTTCTGGCGCCGGACGGCTACCTGATCATCGGCTCCACAGAATCGCTGACCGGCGTCTGCCCGCGATTCGTTCCCAAACGACACCTGCGTTCGGTCTATTATCAGTTGACGGGATAA
- a CDS encoding response regulator encodes MSNLAILVVDDDPVTRALLTKRLVAAEHTVDTAEDGTVAIEKIGSRFYDVILTDLIMPGGVDGIGVLEEAKRINLKTEVILITAHASVDNAIEAMKKGAVDYLQKPINFDELFLRLEKILNLKMLVKNASDLREAMDVTEKTSAETIQDLEILLAEMNSRLGAVKTVLMQEDTPLETRVQMALDRLEE; translated from the coding sequence ATGTCAAATCTTGCAATTCTTGTTGTCGATGACGATCCGGTCACCCGGGCACTGCTAACCAAACGTTTGGTCGCCGCAGAACATACCGTGGACACGGCTGAAGACGGAACGGTCGCCATCGAGAAAATCGGCAGCAGGTTCTACGATGTCATCCTCACAGACCTGATCATGCCGGGCGGCGTTGACGGGATCGGCGTGCTGGAAGAAGCCAAGCGGATCAACCTCAAAACGGAAGTCATTCTCATTACGGCCCATGCCTCGGTGGATAATGCCATTGAAGCCATGAAAAAAGGAGCCGTGGATTATCTCCAGAAGCCCATCAACTTCGATGAATTATTTCTGCGCCTGGAAAAAATCCTCAATCTCAAAATGCTCGTCAAGAATGCCAGCGATCTCAGGGAAGCCATGGACGTCACCGAGAAGACGTCCGCCGAAACCATCCAGGACCTGGAAATCCTGCTGGCCGAGATGAATTCCCGCCTGGGAGCGGTAAAGACGGTGTTGATGCAGGAAGACACGCCTTTGGAAACACGCGTTCAAATGGCACTGGACCGCCTGGAAGAATAG
- a CDS encoding mechanosensitive ion channel family protein: MQTTLVYIDRFVAFFGTKGSLANNLARAVAVLFVAFILWLVIKRILAALEKKSVQFKFLQVRKGLFAVVRKMAGLVLIWLVGLIWVRLSQATAFENILHAVFILLAAGPVKTILLILLEYLERNLAERTETDLDNIVIDLLNKFSGAIVYATAAVIALDVLGVNVMPFIAGAGVLGVAVGFAAKDTLSNLIAGILLIIDRPFEIGDRIEVWSVPAGNASWGDVIDIGLRATRIKTTDNIVVIIPNNEIMTRDIVNYTSISTSIRVRINIGIAYDADLPKAKKLIIEAAQSADWILTNPAPKVVVRNFGESSVDLQARVWIKDARRRMDTIDFITDTVKTLFDKNGIEIPFPKRDITIVNRPASSKNAMPLD; encoded by the coding sequence ATGCAAACCACGCTTGTGTACATTGATCGGTTCGTCGCGTTTTTCGGCACGAAGGGCTCCCTGGCCAACAATCTGGCCAGGGCCGTGGCAGTGCTGTTTGTCGCCTTTATCCTGTGGCTGGTTATAAAACGCATCCTGGCGGCCCTTGAGAAAAAGTCCGTCCAATTCAAATTTCTTCAGGTACGCAAGGGACTGTTCGCCGTTGTTCGCAAAATGGCCGGGCTGGTACTGATCTGGCTGGTCGGGCTGATATGGGTCCGCCTGTCGCAGGCCACGGCATTCGAAAACATCTTGCACGCGGTTTTTATCCTGCTTGCCGCCGGTCCCGTCAAAACCATTCTTCTCATCCTTCTGGAATATCTGGAACGGAACCTGGCCGAACGCACGGAAACGGACCTGGACAATATCGTCATCGATTTGCTCAACAAGTTCTCCGGGGCCATCGTCTACGCGACAGCGGCCGTCATCGCCCTGGACGTGTTGGGCGTCAATGTGATGCCTTTCATCGCCGGTGCCGGCGTATTGGGCGTCGCCGTGGGTTTTGCCGCCAAAGACACCCTGTCCAACCTCATCGCCGGAATCCTTTTGATCATCGACCGGCCTTTCGAAATCGGTGACCGCATCGAGGTGTGGAGTGTCCCGGCAGGCAACGCATCATGGGGCGATGTCATCGACATCGGTCTGCGGGCCACACGCATTAAAACAACGGACAATATCGTGGTGATCATCCCCAACAATGAAATCATGACCCGGGACATCGTCAACTACACGAGCATCTCCACGTCCATTCGGGTGCGCATCAATATCGGGATCGCCTACGATGCCGATCTGCCCAAAGCCAAGAAGCTGATTATCGAAGCCGCCCAGTCCGCCGACTGGATACTCACCAACCCGGCGCCCAAAGTGGTGGTGCGCAATTTCGGAGAGTCATCGGTCGATCTTCAGGCACGGGTGTGGATCAAGGATGCCCGCCGTCGCATGGACACCATTGATTTCATTACCGACACGGTAAAGACCCTCTTTGACAAAAACGGCATCGAAATCCCCTTCCCCAAACGGGACATTACCATCGTCAACCGCCCGGCCTCATCCAAAAATGCCATGCCACTTGATTGA
- a CDS encoding PTS sugar transporter subunit IIA has protein sequence MKRSLKTVADALDLPLTTVERWIRQGRIPLQRDGSEAVFSPSALERWAGAHHLSFSLSGGKADDDAPEALGSLVSAMERGKVCCGIAGADAAAVLHEIVACADFLSEDIREELYEKLMERERLASTGIGNGIAIPHPREPLSKPPEAPIIATCFTEKPVPYGAIDDQPITTLFLLISPTVKHHLHLLSRLSYCIRDGAFVDFLQTQPEAGALHARIAEFEKRLDDL, from the coding sequence ATGAAACGATCCTTGAAAACGGTGGCCGACGCACTCGATCTCCCCTTGACAACGGTGGAACGATGGATCCGCCAGGGCAGGATTCCCCTCCAACGAGACGGCAGCGAAGCGGTATTTTCACCTTCTGCGCTGGAGCGATGGGCAGGCGCCCATCATCTGTCCTTTTCACTAAGCGGCGGCAAGGCCGACGACGACGCTCCAGAAGCTTTGGGCAGCCTGGTTTCGGCAATGGAAAGGGGAAAGGTCTGCTGCGGGATCGCCGGCGCGGATGCCGCTGCGGTCCTGCATGAGATTGTCGCCTGCGCCGACTTCCTTTCGGAGGACATCCGGGAAGAGCTTTATGAGAAACTGATGGAACGTGAACGGCTGGCGTCCACCGGCATCGGCAACGGCATCGCCATCCCGCACCCCCGGGAGCCCCTTTCCAAGCCCCCGGAAGCGCCGATCATCGCCACCTGTTTTACAGAAAAACCGGTACCCTACGGTGCCATCGACGATCAGCCGATAACAACCTTGTTTTTGTTGATCAGCCCCACGGTCAAACACCACCTGCACCTGCTTTCCAGGCTCTCTTATTGTATCCGGGACGGGGCCTTTGTCGATTTCTTGCAGACACAGCCGGAGGCCGGGGCGCTCCATGCGCGGATTGCCGAATTCGAGAAACGCCTGGACGACCTCTGA